The following nucleotide sequence is from Acinonyx jubatus isolate Ajub_Pintada_27869175 chromosome E3, VMU_Ajub_asm_v1.0, whole genome shotgun sequence.
TGCGTTCTTTTCAGatgtattaaacaaacaaaaaacccttaaaaaaaaaaaaaagatactggatACTAAAACTGATGAGAAAGGGAAATGACACCATTAAAGTCTTACCATTGAAGTAGAATTTCAGCCTATTGGCAAATACGTTGGTTGACGGGATATTGAGCTTGGAAGCAACATGCTCCACAATGCTCCTAAAGCCACCAGATATTAGGAAAACCTGAACATTTCGCTCTTGCAGGTGACTTACCAGCTCCctgcaaaaaagaaatataatatacCAGACCCtgattatataaaagaaaaaacatgaaacatgaggagaaaactaaaagacatatttttctcccaaatccATCTGCCCAAATACATCACATAAGGTATATCGCCTGGTGAATTATAATGTTTTATGAATGTTTTTCTGAATGCACTTAGAAATTAATAGGTAGGGCTGGACTGCTTAGGAAACCATCCCACAAGTCTCCTCAGCCCATGAACCTAGAAACGCAAAATGAAGAGGAAGCTTAGGCTCTCCCTAGGGAGCAAGGAAGGGCAGACGTGGGCAGACGTGGGCAGACGTGGGCAGAGCCAACCAGCCAGACAAGACCACAGGCAAGAGCTGAAAGAACGAGACAGAAGGGAGCACTAGAGCAATGGTGAGAGATTCTCAAGAGGACATGCCCCCAAACACAGGTGCTGACAGAACCCAGACCGGGGCTCCTCTTACCTTATGCCAGGAGTCAGGTGGGGGGGGTGCTCTGCTATGAGCCTTTGTACCTGTTCCCTGGAGGGCTGGATCAGCGCTAAGCGCTCTGTGAGGGCAGCCTTGAAAGGCACTGCCCCACCCATGGCTCGCCGTGTCCTAGGAGGAAGACCCAACAGTCAGGCCAGACGAGTCAGATGTCCCCAGAGTTTACATGCCCAACCTCCCTAGCTCCTCCAAAGTCCACCCAGGAGGAAGGTGCTACTGAGAGCTCCACCATACAACACGCATGCTACGATGCCGTGAGAGCGAGGCCTGGGAATAAACATATGGAAGGTTTGTTTGAGAATCATACTAAGATTTTGCAGCCACGTCTCACATCAAATGCAGCTGAACATGAAATGGTCCGTGACCTGGTGACTGTAGGCAGCAATAATACTGCAGGCATAAACTGAGAGACTCTGAACCAAAACTAGCTTTCTAGCAAACCACAGAGGCCACACTTTCAACCATGACACAAAGCACTGGACACATGGTGATCCCCCACCCCGTCATCTTCTTTGGTTAGTTATGGTCATCGTTCCTCTGACCGAGCTAAGAGCATGTCACCCATATTTATTTGTCAGGGGCAACTTTcctttttccataaatatttgtataaatggATGATTGGATAATGTACACTAGTGAATTCAGTTGTAAATGATGGAAGAAGCAGCTTACTGCCCATGATTTATAGCCAGGGactaaaaatcagagaaatgtgGCTCTGGTCCTACATGTTGTTGAAACGTCACTCTCTTTTgcaattttttatcatttcataaaGTGAATAAATACTGTTCCTACATTTCTGACACAGCATCCTCAACTCCACAGAATTTGGCTAGCTCATCAATTCCTTCTTCTCTGATGACTGTGCTATCAACATCAAAGCATACTGCATCAGCTGAACAGAAAAGTTTCCTCAACTCTGAATGGGAGACCATCCTTGGAAGAATTGTTCtcctacaagagaaaaaaaataaatatactttaaggCTTATAATCATAAAAAAGATCCAATTTTGCCCATTTATGCCAATATACTTTGATTCATATCAAAGTCGGTGTATCCCTCATAAACATGGACTAACAGACTTACTTGTTGTTTAGTACAAAATAAGCACCTTCTAAATGTCAGGTCTCAATGAGCGGGACCAAACTCTTCTCCCAGGAACTCAGTCTAGTGAAATACcaacttataaatatatttgatgttCAACCATATTCAACTCTTTTTGCCCTAATAATTATAGCAATAAGGCCAAGTGCTAAAGTGGAAATGTGCATAAGATACTGTGGGCACACAGAGAAAATGCTTTTAACCTTGCCTATGTTATAGGGATTCCAAGGGACATAGTCATTGGAGCTGAATCATGAAGAGTAAGTGGCCTGAGTAGGTTCTCAAAGGGCAGGGTATCAGCTTGGTGTGTGCTGGgcatggggggcagggagacagaggcaagAAGAGGAAGTAATGATGGTAGAGAAAAGAGTAGGGGcaaaggcaaggagaaagaatgatggataggggtgcctgggtggctcagtcggttgagtgttggttgacacttgattttagctcaggtcatgatcccaggttgtgggatAAAGTCCCGCattaggcttcacactcagcttgggattctctctctctgcccctctgccctgttcGCGTGCATgagcttgctctcaaaaaaaaaaaaaaaaaaaaaaaagagatgatggATAACATACTGGAAGCCTCCCAATAGAGTCCAGCTACCAGGTGGTGCACAAAGGGGGGCCCTGAGCCAggctaaggagtttggattttaacATCTAGGTAATGGAAACCCTTGAAAGGCCTTTGCCTCCTCCACAGAGAGGTCAGAGCTAAACTACACATCGGTTAGTCACCAGAGTAGAGGTGGTAATTGAGGGCATGGCCTGATGAAAGTCACCAGAGAGTGGAgagcaggagaaaagaagagggcTGAGGACAGAGCCCACAAGGAACAGAAAAGGTTAGACCAGGAGCctgggaaggaaaatgaaaagagatcaAGACTCACTCACAGGAAGAGCCCCGAGGACCACTGTGCTGCAGAATCTATGGGGGACAGAGTTTCAAAAGGAATTTTGcgggttttttactttttaagaaaatcactgGACTGGAATCTTGAGGGTGAAGGGGATCCTAGAAGTCACCTAGACCAGTCTCCCATCAAATATGTCATGTACGAGGCCACACAGATGATGCAAATAACCTATATTTAGAATAGATGCCGGCTAAAAACAGACTCAAAGGAACTGGCCAACCTACTTCATAACTGATTTCTAACCAATGCATCTGTACGAATGATCCAGGTCAAAGCTGACCTGTGGGGGAAAAAGTCTTTTCAGCCAAGGGCTGGCAAACTAGAGCCAGCCCGTTGGGAACCCTTACCAAATAGGAAACAGGAGTTTCGCTGGAGACCCAgtaagaaggggaaagagaaggcaaaTTAATGAATCCAGTAAGACAGTAGAGTATTAAACTAAACTAACATCAGCCTCGATGTGAATGAAGTTTCCATTAAAcaggaaacttaaaaatacatgaatactAAACATGTATGCTATTAATTATCTATAATCTCTTTTTCTACCATCATCATGCTCCTGTTCAAGCAGATCTCTCACCTCAGAGGACTGACTTCCCAGGTTCACATATCATCCCCCCTGTGAACTGGGCTCCTTTGCTGGTTGCTTCTCTTCCGTTCTCTTACCAATGCAACGACCCATGGCCCACCCCTGGTCTTCTCTAACCCACCCACTCTCTCAATGAATTCATCCGGGCTTGTGGCTTTAAATGTCATCTCTATGACAGTAACTTCCAAATATACACCTGGaccccaggcctctctcccaaACTCCAAACTCCAACCACCTTCCTGACCTCATTCAGGTGTCTGGTAAACATGTCTAAAACTGAACTCCTGATCTTCTTGTCTCCCCAAAACGGCTATTCTTgcaccttccttctctcccctgatGGCAACTCCATTTTTCAGTCACCCtcgacatttttctttctctcaaaacccATATCCCATCATTCAAGAAATTATGTTGGTTTCACCCTGAAAGCCTAACCaaaatctgaccacttctcacccTATCCACTGCTATTGCTCTAGCCTGGGTTACGAATATTTCTTGCCAAGACTGCACCAATAGCCTCCTAAAAGGTCTCCCGTCCCAGTTTTTTTGTTCTTAACATAACAGCCAAAGTAATCGTTGTAAGCTATAAACCAAATTATGTCACACTTACTTCTAGCTCAAATTCCTTCAATGGCTCCTCATTTTATtaagagtaaaagccaaagttctTACAATCACCTATAAGGTCAGCCCCCCCATCCTGGCACCACTACCACCACCGCTGCCTCCCCCCTATTACATCTCTGACCTCACTTCCTACTCCTCCCCCTTGCTCACTCTGCTCCAACCACACCAGTCCTCTTGCTGCTCTGGAAATACACTAGGCAGGTTTCCCACTCAGGGCCTTTCTCCAGATGTGCCCTTGGTGGGAATGCTCTTCACTCAGATACCCACTTGGCTAAGTCCCTTATCAAGAGTAAAAAAtaatgactctttaaaaaaagtgattgcccaggggcacctgggtggctcagtcggttaagtgtctgactttggctcaggtcatgatctcacagtctgagttcgagccctgcatcgggctctgtgctgacagctcagagcctgaagcctgcttcggattctgtgtctccctctctctctgcccctcccctgctcgcactctgtctctctccctctcaaaaatgaataaactttttaaaaaaaaagcgttTGCCCAAATATCACCTTCTTCCATGAGCCAACCCTTGACCACCTGTTTATCACTGCAACCTCCTCTCCTTATCCTTAACCCAACCTTACTAATCTCCCTCACTATGCCttacgttttcttttttctgtaacaTCTATCATCTTCTAACATATGATAAAATGTactcatggggcatctgggtggctcagttggttaagcatccgacttcagctcaggtcatgatctcacagttcatgagtttgagcctcacaaggggctcttcactgtcagcacagagcccacttcatatcctctgccccccccccctgctctctgcccctcccccactcattctctctctttttctctctctctctcaaaataaactttaaaaaatgtacttattatgtttattatgtatTGTCTATCTGTCCTCATTAGTATGTAAATTTCATAAGAATAGGCTCTTTATCAGCTTTGTTCACTACTGGATCCTTAGGACTGAGAACAGTACCTATAGTACCTATAGTAGGgcttaataatatttgttgaattaagtgAAGAAATAAAGCTCAATACCATCTTCACTATAGGGTCTTCCCAGATTCCTCCGGGCTGGAAAAGATTTCTCTCCAGAATTTCCACAGTACTTAATGTAGACctgttttcaatatatgaaattcataATATTCCTACTTGTCTTAGACTTACTTATGTGCCTGTCACCTCCACTCCTGGATTGCAAGCTCTTTATACTAAGATCGAAAATTTTCTAAGACCCCAATTTAGGCTTCTTTTGAGTAGATGCTAAATTAATTTCTGaaggttgaataaataaatgaaatgatataattGTGAATTACATACCCGCaactatttaactttttattgtgcAGAAtgtcaaataaatacaaaaatagagaaaatgaatacatgaattccATGTATGCATCATCCTGCCTCAACAATCATAGCAAATCATGCCTCATCAACAACCCCACTAACAAGGGTTCTGTACCCCAATTCCAACATGGGTGCGTTCCCACACATTGAAGCAATTCTTAGATACCAGCATGATGTCTCCTATAATTCAACTCTATTCTGACTTTATCCCACAGATAGCGTCAAATCCCATAGGTTCAGTCCCATAAGACTGAACCTTCCccaccacacgcacacacacacacacacacacacacacacacacacacacacttaagacCCCAGTGCCAAGTACAGGTTGTCACCCATGCTTCTGACCAACTGCTACACACTGGAGGTTCCAACAATCCCCTctttgggtttgattaatttgctacagtggctcagagaactcagagaaatattttattcactaGCTCACCAGTGTATTATAAAAGGGTAGAACTCAGATGGAAGCGATGCACAGGACAGGGTTTGTGGGAAGAAgcacagagcttccatgccctctctgaACATCCCATTCTCCCTgcatctccatgtgttcaccaatcCAACCCAGAAGCTTTCAAAACTCCatcctttgggtttttatttgttgtgaagtcatgactgattaaatcattggccattgatgACTGAGCTAGATCACCAGCCCTTCTCCGCTCCTTGGAGGTCAGGAGGGTGGGACTCAAAGTTCCAACTCTCCGGTCACCAAGGTTGGCTCTGATAGCAAATAGCCCCATCCTTAGGTGAGGTCCAAAATTCACCTCATTAACACAGGAAGAAATACCAGACTAAAAGTCACCTCACTAACATAAGAAGAAACACCTTTATCACTCTCATCACAGGACATTCCAAGGGTTTTAAGAGCTGGGAGCCAGAGATGAGGACAAGAGCAAAtatgtttcttattataaatcataatatcaCGCCCAAACACTTCTACCTTCCCTCATTATCTCAAAGCACATCATATCATTTCATccaaaatatttcagtgtatatttctAAAAGGTAAAGACTTTTTTAACATGgctattacattttaattttaagtatactACTGTACCTGACTGTACCCAGGTTTGGCTTCTGAGGAATCTAGAATCAAATCAAGTTAAGACTTAATCAAATCAGACCTAATGATGCCCTTGCTAATCCAGTCCCCATAATTAGCATATAAATTAACCTAATGTCTCTCTTATTCAATTAATTTATGCCCTTCATGATTTAGATCCTATCTATTTCACCAATCTATCCCCCACTACTTTTCTCTTccaagaaatacacacacacacaaacatatacacacaactTATGCTCAAGGTATACAGAAGATGTCTTGTTCCTTAAATGTCAGTTTTTTAAACCTCTATGCCTTTGCAAATGCCAATCCCTCTGTCTGAAATCACCTAAGTCCTCATGTCCAGTGGGCAAATTCCTATTTATTATTCAAGATGCAGATTAAATAACCTTCCCTATACTACACTATCTCCTTCCTATTCCTTCagagaattaattaattagtcaCTCCCATTTCTCTCCTAGGATGGGAGTTCCTTCAGGGTAAGGACCTTGACTGAattatctttcatttctgtttccaggACCCACCaggtgcaaaataaatatttcatgaattaAATAGAGTTGAATCTAAGAAGTTATTGAGTACTCAGCAAGAATTGAGTAGATTATTATCCTCAATAAAACTATCCCAACTTAGAGTGCTATCAGCCTAAAATTAAAATCCttgaggtgactgggtggctctgtcagttatgtgtctgactcttgattttggctcagatcatgatccacggttcgtgagatcaagccctaggTCAtattctgcactgacaacacagagcttgcttgggattctctttctcctttctctctctctctctctctgcttctcccctgctcatgcttgctcaatctctctctctctctcaaaataaataaataaacttaaaaaaattaaattaggggcacctgggtagctcagttagttgagcatccagctttttttttttttataatttttttaaacgtttgtctcttattattgagagacagagacagagcacaagcagcgatggggcagagaaagagggggacacagaatctcaagcaggctccaggctctgagttgtcagcacagagcccaatgcggggctcgaactcacaaaccgcaagatcatgacctgagccgaagtccgacgcttaaccaactgagccacccaggcgccccgtgtccagctcttgattttggctcaggtcataatctccaagttcatgaatttgagtcccgcatcgggttctgtgctgacaatacagagcctgcttgggattctctctttctccctctccctgtgcccctcccccattctcactctcttaaagtaaataaaaactttataaaaattaaatcaaatcaaatcaaatcaaaatcctTAACCAGCAATAATGACTATACTctaaccaatagaacagaatggacATCGTATATTCTGAAGCTGGAAGAAACCTCAAAGCCATCATCTGGGTCAGATCCCATGCCTTTCTGCAAGAACGATATTAATGTGTCCATTTCACAAATTAACAACTAGAGGTATAAGATACTTAAATgctttacccaaggtcacacagctcccaAGTGATggctaaaaaaactaaaacttggATCTCAAATGCACAGAAACAACATAAAAGGTGGTGAATAAATAAGAGGTGGATAAATTGAGAAGCAGAGAAATTAGGCAGAACTAAATAAGGTTAAACATTTGATAAGAACCTATGTGGATTCAGGAAATGTCAGAGATTTTCATCAAGAATTCAGACCAAAGTTCTGCTAGCTGGACAACACAATGGGTAATGATTCATTAACAGTGAAAGAAGAAAGTCTGCACATTCTTTGGGAGGCCAGTAGATAGAAACAGGTTTCATAAATCATCAAATTTCCACCAACCCGGGAACATCAAAGAGCTTCATATCCCACTCTCTCTGTGGCTCAGTAACCACTCATTTGGCTCTGGTCCAGAGGGAATCGATGCAATTCATATCACATGGCTAGGCAGGCTCATTATACAAGCCTAGAAGACAGAAGTCTATCAGCAGAGGAGTGGTAGTTAATGCAGTGCAATCCCACCGAGCATAAGAGAACCAATCACATGCAAATAGAGGGAAAGCGAGGAACAGACAAATAACATAAGAGGAGCTAAAAGGAGATAAATGGGACAGGCCAAAGAACCTTTTAAGACTGTGTATGAGGCAGTACAATGTCACTAAGAACAGGCAATACTCCTGGGAATGACTGACCGGCTCCTGAAGGCTCAAAACCTGTACGACCAAAGCCAGTCCACACTGCCACCCTGTGCCTAAGCCTATGACCTGAGAAGTACACAATGGGCACCATGTTCAAGAGGCTACCAGTCTCACTGAGATGATCAGACAAATCATTATTGTTCGTGTTTGAAAAGCCAGTGACTTGAGCCTCTTCTTGACCACTGATATAATAGCAATAGCTTCAGCCAGACCATCAGCCTCAGATATGAAAGGAAACACACATTTCCTCAAATAAAGTAAGGACTGATTTCCATATCCCCAGATGAACTCTAGTCCTGACTTATGACTCAGAAGCGCCGAAAACTGCTTCCTGGATTGTACTGTgtaccaaagacaaagaaaataggaTGTTTGAGACAAAAGTCACATTGAATTTACTTGGAAGGCTGATTCTTTCTCCACGCCCTCCCTAGAAGACGCAGCTGGATTATGTAACCTTAACTTTGCCCCGCAGAATGCTCATGTCAGGGGATATGCCCTCCAACCCCTAGGATTACACAGATTTGGCTCCCTACTTAGACCTTAGAACAAATGGCCAGCACTGTAAAATGCCCTGCCTCCTTGTTCACTTCTGGCTGCCTGTTTTTTCATGGTCTCCACCAGGAGTGGCTCACAATTCACACTTATTCAAATTTCTCATAGCTAGAGGGAGGAAAAATCTGCTAAGTTCAGGTACTTCAAAGTAAATTGTGTACATTAGaattttacacacaaaaaaatcattgctagaGAATGAACTCTGGATCCCTCACATCTGGCCTTTGTGGGGAGGGGAACAGGGGTGGAGGTGGAAGAAATCCTAGCAGAAGGGTATGTACTTTGACATGGCAGCTCCCAGGCCCAGTCCTGAGCAATGAACCACTGCCCTTCTGCGGGTCAGAACAGGTCTCCTGTCCACCTGACCCCCAGCTGGTCCATCTTGGGGAAACATGGGGCCAATGGTAAAGAAGCCTCTGCTGACAACCCCTTCTCACCCCCAGCTCCAAAAGTACAAAAGTATGCTTTCCTTCAGGGCCAGCCTTAGGAGCTCTGATTTTGGATAAGAGGGAAAAACCTCTCCACAAAAACTCTGTTTGAACTTC
It contains:
- the PSPH gene encoding phosphoserine phosphatase isoform X1, translated to MKLFDVPGRTILPRMVSHSELRKLFCSADAVCFDVDSTVIREEGIDELAKFCGVEDAVSEMTRRAMGGAVPFKAALTERLALIQPSREQVQRLIAEHPPHLTPGIRELVSHLQERNVQVFLISGGFRSIVEHVASKLNIPSTNVFANRLKFYFNGEYAGFDEMQPTAESGGKGKVIKLLKEKFHFKKIIMIGDGATDMEACPPADVFIGFGGNVIRQQVKDNAEWYITDFVELLGELEE
- the PSPH gene encoding phosphoserine phosphatase isoform X2, whose product is MVSHSELRKLFCSADAVCFDVDSTVIREEGIDELAKFCGVEDAVSEMTRRAMGGAVPFKAALTERLALIQPSREQVQRLIAEHPPHLTPGIRELVSHLQERNVQVFLISGGFRSIVEHVASKLNIPSTNVFANRLKFYFNGEYAGFDEMQPTAESGGKGKVIKLLKEKFHFKKIIMIGDGATDMEACPPADVFIGFGGNVIRQQVKDNAEWYITDFVELLGELEE
- the PSPH gene encoding phosphoserine phosphatase isoform X3, producing the protein MKLFDVPGRTILPRMVSHSELRKLFCSADAVCFDVDSTVIREEGIDELAKFCGVEDAVSEMTRRAMGGAVPFKAALTERLALIQPSREQVQRLIAEHPPHLTPGIRELVSHLQERNVQVFLISGGFRSIVEHVASKLNIPSTNVFANRLKFYFNGEYAGFDEMQPTAESGGKGKVIKLLKEKFHFKKIIMIGDGATDMEACPPAVGCFHWIWRKCDQTTSKRQR